Proteins encoded within one genomic window of Parolsenella massiliensis:
- a CDS encoding 2-hydroxyacid dehydrogenase, protein MKVALLEPLGIPEARVRELARSIEEAGHEFVYYPDKTRDAAELARRSGGADVVMIANNPYPAEVVRGADALKMVAVAFTGIDHVGLDACRERGVTVCNCAGYSDVSVAELTVGLAIDVLRHVVPADAATRAGGTSAGLMGREICGKTVGIVGTGHIGCAAARLFRAFGARVLGYARHESAAAREAGVEFVGLGELLASSDIVSLHLPLNDETRGWFDADKISAMRDGAVLVNCARGAIVDNDALAAALNAGKLAGAGIDVFDMEPPLPEGYALAHARNCVLTPHVAFLTEEAMERRAVIEFDNVRAWLEGHPENVCEL, encoded by the coding sequence ATGAAGGTTGCGCTGCTCGAGCCGCTTGGCATTCCCGAGGCGAGGGTTCGCGAGCTTGCCCGGTCCATCGAGGAGGCGGGCCACGAGTTCGTCTACTACCCGGACAAGACGCGTGATGCCGCCGAGCTTGCGCGCCGAAGCGGGGGCGCGGACGTCGTCATGATCGCCAACAACCCCTATCCTGCCGAGGTCGTGCGCGGGGCCGACGCGCTCAAGATGGTCGCCGTGGCGTTCACGGGCATCGACCACGTGGGGCTCGACGCCTGTCGCGAGCGCGGCGTCACCGTGTGCAACTGCGCCGGCTACTCGGATGTGAGCGTGGCCGAGCTCACGGTGGGCCTTGCGATCGACGTGCTCCGCCACGTGGTGCCGGCCGATGCCGCCACGCGCGCCGGCGGCACGTCTGCCGGACTCATGGGTCGCGAGATCTGCGGCAAGACCGTGGGTATCGTGGGCACGGGCCACATCGGCTGTGCGGCCGCGAGGCTGTTCCGTGCGTTTGGCGCCCGCGTGCTGGGATATGCGCGCCACGAGAGCGCCGCGGCCCGCGAGGCGGGCGTGGAGTTCGTGGGCCTAGGTGAGCTGCTCGCGAGCTCGGACATCGTATCGCTTCACCTGCCGCTGAACGACGAGACGCGTGGCTGGTTCGATGCGGACAAGATCTCTGCCATGAGGGACGGCGCGGTGCTCGTGAACTGCGCTCGCGGCGCCATCGTGGACAACGACGCGCTCGCCGCCGCGCTGAACGCCGGCAAGCTCGCGGGTGCCGGCATCGACGTGTTCGACATGGAGCCGCCGCTGCCTGAGGGCTACGCGCTGGCGCATGCCAGGAACTGCGTGCTCACGCCTCACGTGGCGTTTCTCACCGAGGAGGCCATGGAGCGCCGCGCGGTCATCGAGTTCGACAATGTCCGCGCCTGGCTCGAGGGGCATCCCGAGAACGTTTGCGAGCTGTAG
- a CDS encoding ABC transporter substrate-binding protein, which yields MTVGDGVKLYQWQNDPVPSCRHHRSALQIVWPRSARNVQTTVVRLRNVSMSSGEVLSKLKAEGGKPTADLWFGGGIDSFMSAADSGLLEKVDFDRASSFADGFKSPDNYWFSKGATVVGFIVNNDILAEIGADAPKSWADLTKPVFKDEIMMSSPAVSGTNYAAVAALLQTMGEDKGWEYLSQLNDNIPFYAKRGSDPSTRVAAGEAAVGITYIDNTLDDILADGTLDIVYPEEGMPYIPDGVSAFAGADDVEDAKLFIEWLFSSDENLKTLADIDKKTTMLLALPDVSGLTLDFDTSQLMNEDLSKFGSAREATLAKWDEVTSGKEIVSNS from the coding sequence GTGACAGTTGGGGACGGGGTCAAACTGTACCAGTGGCAGAACGATCCCGTCCCCAGTTGTCGCCATCATAGGTCTGCCTTACAGATTGTTTGGCCGAGAAGCGCGAGGAACGTCCAGACAACCGTTGTCCGTTTGCGCAATGTGTCCATGTCCTCCGGTGAGGTGCTCTCCAAGCTCAAGGCCGAGGGTGGCAAGCCCACGGCCGACCTGTGGTTTGGCGGCGGCATCGACTCGTTCATGAGCGCCGCGGACTCCGGCCTTCTCGAGAAGGTCGACTTCGACCGCGCCTCGTCGTTCGCCGACGGCTTCAAGAGCCCGGACAACTACTGGTTCTCCAAGGGCGCCACGGTCGTGGGCTTCATCGTGAACAACGACATCCTGGCAGAGATCGGCGCCGACGCCCCCAAGAGCTGGGCCGACCTCACCAAGCCCGTCTTCAAGGACGAGATCATGATGTCGTCGCCGGCCGTCTCGGGCACGAACTACGCCGCCGTGGCGGCTCTCCTCCAGACGATGGGCGAGGACAAGGGCTGGGAGTACCTGTCCCAGCTCAACGACAACATCCCGTTCTACGCGAAGCGCGGCAGCGACCCCTCGACGCGCGTCGCCGCGGGCGAGGCCGCCGTGGGCATCACCTACATCGACAACACGCTCGACGACATCCTGGCCGACGGCACGCTCGACATCGTCTACCCCGAGGAGGGCATGCCCTACATCCCCGACGGCGTGTCGGCCTTCGCCGGTGCCGATGACGTCGAGGACGCCAAGCTCTTCATCGAGTGGCTCTTCTCGAGCGACGAGAACCTCAAGACGCTCGCTGACATCGACAAGAAGACGACGATGCTGCTCGCCCTGCCCGACGTCTCTGGCCTGACGCTGGACTTCGACACCTCGCAGCTCATGAACGAGGACCTCTCGAAGTTCGGCAGCGCCCGCGAGGCCACGCTCGCCAAGTGGGACGAGGTCACGAGCGGCAAGGAGATCGTCTCCAACTCGTAG
- a CDS encoding cation-translocating P-type ATPase, producing the protein MAHEKFDVGGMTCAACQAHVQKAVSGVDGVSDVTVNLLSGSMVVDYDEATTTADAICQAVDRAGYSASPVAAVASAGATAPGSTAPALENPTKKLDAAADAMRRRLIVSIVFLVPLFYIGMGHMLGWPLPPVFTDHTHSMTLALTELLLVLPIVYENRAYFTNGFKSLWHRAPTMDALIAIGATASLAWSVYAMFVMADQLAAADVHAAMMTGMDNLYIESAGTILTLVTVGKYLETRSKAKTGGALEKLIDLAPKTAHVVDADGSEREVAAEQIAVGDIIRIRPGESLPVDGVVVEGASSIDESALTGESIPVEKGAGDAVSAATINRTGTFTFRATRVGADTSLAKIVQLVEDANATKPPIARLADKVAGVFVPAVIGIALVTFAVWLAVTGSVSEAITSGVAVLVISCPCALGLATPVAIMVGTGRGAEMGVLFKSAEALETLRGVDAVVLDKTGTITQGKPQVTDVLPAPGVTEKRLLKLAATLEAGSEHPLAEAVMARADELGIVPRTVSDFAAVPGRGVMAREGANKVAAGNARLMVELGVAVDEALLASLARDGKTPLMFAKNGELVGVVAVADQVKPTSTAAIEALRSLGVSAVMLTGDNDVTAAAIARQVGLGEDEVIANVLPADKERRVRELQQAGRTVAMVGDGINDSPALARADVGLAIGTGADIAKEGADVVLMHSDLLDVARSIELSRAVIRNIKQDLFWALCYNACGIPLAAGVFYPLLGWQLSPMFGAAAMSLSSVCVVSNALRLRRFRPRV; encoded by the coding sequence ATGGCACACGAGAAGTTCGACGTGGGAGGCATGACGTGCGCGGCGTGCCAGGCCCATGTGCAGAAGGCGGTGAGCGGGGTCGACGGCGTCTCGGACGTCACAGTCAACCTGCTCTCCGGATCCATGGTCGTGGACTACGACGAGGCCACTACCACGGCAGACGCCATCTGCCAGGCGGTGGACCGCGCCGGGTATTCGGCGAGTCCCGTGGCAGCCGTCGCCTCCGCCGGCGCTACGGCTCCCGGCTCCACCGCCCCCGCGCTCGAGAATCCCACGAAGAAGCTCGACGCTGCGGCAGACGCCATGCGCCGCCGCCTCATTGTCTCCATCGTGTTCCTCGTGCCGCTGTTCTACATCGGGATGGGCCACATGCTGGGCTGGCCGCTTCCGCCCGTCTTCACGGACCACACGCACTCGATGACGCTCGCGCTCACCGAGCTTCTGCTCGTGCTGCCCATCGTCTATGAGAACCGCGCCTACTTCACGAACGGCTTCAAGAGCCTGTGGCACCGCGCCCCCACGATGGACGCGCTCATCGCGATCGGCGCCACGGCGAGCCTCGCGTGGAGCGTCTACGCCATGTTCGTGATGGCCGACCAGCTTGCCGCTGCAGACGTCCACGCTGCGATGATGACGGGTATGGACAACCTCTACATCGAGAGCGCCGGCACCATCCTCACGCTTGTGACCGTGGGCAAGTACCTCGAGACGCGCAGCAAGGCCAAGACCGGCGGAGCGCTTGAGAAGCTCATCGACCTGGCGCCCAAGACGGCCCACGTCGTGGACGCGGACGGCTCGGAGCGCGAGGTGGCCGCCGAGCAGATCGCCGTGGGCGACATCATCCGCATCCGCCCTGGCGAGAGCCTGCCCGTCGACGGCGTGGTCGTTGAGGGTGCGAGCTCCATTGACGAGAGCGCGCTCACCGGCGAGTCCATCCCGGTGGAGAAGGGCGCGGGCGACGCCGTGAGCGCCGCTACGATCAACCGCACGGGCACGTTCACCTTTCGTGCCACGCGCGTGGGCGCCGACACGAGCCTCGCCAAGATCGTGCAGCTCGTGGAGGATGCCAACGCCACCAAGCCGCCCATCGCCCGCCTGGCCGACAAGGTCGCTGGCGTGTTCGTGCCCGCGGTCATCGGCATCGCGCTCGTGACGTTTGCCGTGTGGCTGGCGGTGACGGGCAGCGTGAGCGAGGCCATCACCTCGGGCGTCGCCGTGCTCGTGATCAGCTGCCCGTGCGCACTGGGGCTGGCCACGCCCGTTGCCATCATGGTGGGCACGGGCCGCGGCGCCGAGATGGGTGTGCTGTTCAAGAGCGCCGAGGCGCTCGAGACCCTGCGCGGTGTCGACGCGGTGGTGCTTGACAAGACCGGCACCATCACACAGGGGAAGCCGCAGGTCACAGACGTGCTCCCCGCGCCTGGCGTCACCGAGAAGCGCCTGCTCAAGCTCGCCGCCACGCTCGAGGCGGGCTCGGAGCACCCGCTGGCCGAGGCCGTCATGGCGCGCGCAGACGAGCTGGGCATCGTGCCCCGCACTGTGAGCGACTTCGCCGCCGTGCCGGGTCGCGGCGTTATGGCCCGCGAGGGTGCCAACAAGGTGGCGGCCGGCAACGCCCGCCTCATGGTCGAGCTGGGGGTTGCCGTGGACGAGGCCCTGCTCGCCTCGCTTGCCCGCGACGGCAAGACGCCGCTCATGTTCGCCAAGAATGGCGAGCTCGTGGGCGTCGTCGCCGTGGCAGACCAGGTGAAGCCCACGAGCACGGCGGCCATTGAGGCCCTGCGATCGCTGGGCGTGAGCGCCGTCATGCTCACGGGCGACAATGACGTCACGGCTGCGGCCATCGCCCGACAGGTGGGCCTGGGCGAGGACGAGGTCATCGCCAACGTGCTGCCCGCCGACAAGGAGCGCCGCGTGCGCGAGCTGCAGCAGGCGGGCCGCACCGTGGCCATGGTGGGCGACGGCATCAACGACTCGCCGGCACTCGCTCGCGCCGACGTGGGCCTGGCCATCGGGACCGGCGCCGACATCGCCAAGGAGGGGGCCGACGTGGTGCTCATGCACTCCGACCTGCTCGACGTCGCCCGCTCCATCGAGCTGTCGCGTGCGGTGATCCGCAACATCAAGCAGGACCTGTTCTGGGCGCTGTGCTACAACGCCTGCGGCATCCCGCTCGCTGCCGGCGTGTTCTACCCGCTGCTGGGCTGGCAGCTATCGCCGATGTTCGGCGCGGCGGCCATGAGTCTGTCGAGCGTCTGCGTGGTGAGCAACGCGCTTCGCCTGCGCCGCTTTCGCCCGCGCGTGTAG
- a CDS encoding metal-sensing transcriptional repressor — MQADSKTVLNLLKTARGQLDAVIRMVEEDRYCIDISNQLMAVESLVAKTNAIVLKAHIAGCVQSACRCGSDAERTEKLKEIDGVIDKLSR; from the coding sequence ATGCAGGCAGATTCGAAGACGGTGCTCAACCTGCTCAAGACGGCGCGCGGCCAGCTGGACGCCGTGATTCGCATGGTCGAGGAGGACCGCTACTGCATCGACATATCCAACCAGCTCATGGCCGTCGAGAGCCTCGTGGCCAAGACGAACGCCATTGTGCTCAAGGCCCACATTGCCGGGTGCGTGCAGTCGGCCTGCCGCTGCGGCTCTGACGCCGAGCGTACCGAGAAGCTCAAGGAGATCGACGGCGTCATCGACAAGCTGTCGAGGTAG
- a CDS encoding double-cubane-cluster-containing anaerobic reductase: protein MAEESYDYHPMWESLGMNLEDHDMLLGAVGQMYGDMFLRQNNRPASTSYLDFVATNIHSGRIKEMLDKKAAGEATKIVGSFCLYVPEEIVLAVDGIPVGLCSGADWATDKVEEHLPRNTCPLIKSFAGFKLGQVCPYIESSDLVVGENTCDGKKKAYEFFATQKDMYVVDIPNVHNERTLEDWKAEVKKLAAKLEQECGVALTPERLAHAIHEVNEKRLALRRLAATRAADPAPISGLDSLLTVQAAFMDDTPRLTGAINAMAEECEARVAAGEGATPAGTKRILYTGTPMAVPNWKLYNIIEKAGGIVVGEECCTGSRYYKDLVEEDGTTVDEMLDRIAERYFKISCAVFTPNDQRMEDIVTMARDLHADGIIDCSLQFCTLYEMEAFNVEKAAEEAGVLFMHITTDYAGEDAGQLQTRIEAFLETI from the coding sequence ATGGCAGAAGAGAGCTACGACTATCACCCGATGTGGGAGTCGCTCGGCATGAACCTCGAGGACCACGACATGCTGCTGGGTGCCGTGGGCCAGATGTACGGAGATATGTTCCTCAGGCAGAATAATCGCCCTGCCTCCACGAGCTACCTGGACTTTGTTGCCACCAACATCCACAGCGGCCGTATCAAGGAGATGCTCGACAAGAAGGCCGCTGGCGAGGCCACCAAGATCGTGGGATCGTTCTGCCTCTACGTGCCCGAGGAGATCGTGCTTGCCGTGGACGGCATCCCCGTGGGCCTGTGCTCGGGCGCCGACTGGGCCACCGACAAGGTCGAGGAGCACCTGCCGCGCAACACCTGCCCGCTCATCAAGAGCTTCGCGGGCTTCAAGCTGGGCCAGGTCTGCCCCTACATCGAGTCGAGCGACCTGGTGGTGGGCGAGAACACCTGCGACGGCAAGAAGAAGGCCTACGAGTTCTTCGCCACGCAGAAGGACATGTACGTGGTCGACATCCCCAACGTCCACAACGAGCGCACGCTCGAGGACTGGAAGGCCGAGGTCAAGAAGCTCGCCGCCAAGCTCGAACAGGAGTGCGGCGTTGCGCTTACGCCCGAGCGCCTCGCCCATGCCATCCACGAGGTGAACGAGAAGCGCCTGGCACTGCGCCGCCTTGCGGCCACGCGCGCCGCGGACCCCGCGCCCATCAGCGGCCTCGACAGCCTGCTCACGGTGCAGGCCGCTTTCATGGACGACACGCCGCGCCTCACGGGCGCCATCAACGCCATGGCCGAGGAGTGCGAGGCCCGCGTGGCGGCTGGCGAGGGCGCGACACCTGCGGGCACCAAGCGCATCCTCTACACCGGCACGCCCATGGCCGTCCCCAACTGGAAGCTCTACAACATCATCGAGAAGGCCGGCGGCATCGTGGTGGGCGAGGAGTGCTGCACGGGCTCGCGCTACTACAAGGACCTCGTCGAGGAGGACGGCACCACGGTCGACGAGATGCTCGACCGAATCGCCGAGCGCTACTTCAAGATCAGCTGCGCGGTGTTCACGCCCAACGACCAGCGCATGGAAGACATCGTGACCATGGCCCGCGACCTGCACGCAGACGGCATCATCGACTGCTCGCTGCAGTTCTGCACGCTCTACGAGATGGAGGCCTTCAACGTCGAGAAGGCCGCCGAGGAGGCCGGCGTGCTGTTCATGCACATCACCACCGACTACGCCGGTGAGGACGCCGGTCAGCTCCAGACTCGCATCGAGGCGTTCCTCGAGACGATCTGA
- a CDS encoding double-cubane-cluster-containing anaerobic reductase, translating to MTDIAEQPLPRTFEEFNEQRRASFIRVKDYKQAGNRLVGYLCSYTPLEIIDAAGAAGVALCGTSDEVIPEAEKVLPANLCPLIKSTYGFAYSQKCPFTYFSDLIIGETTCGGKKKMYELLSELKPLHILRLPQGRDRAWERQGWREECRLLKERLEQLYGITITDDDLRAAARRRNRLRAAQLAMFELQAADPPVMGGVELMSTMFAGTFNFDVEDFTRKVEQTVAERRAAYEAGERPIPASAKRILITGCPVGGVINKIGRTIERNGGVVVCMDDCSGERTASMMVNADAPDILAAIADRYLDINCSVMTPNDGRMDNTLAMCEKYHVDGVIESVLTACHTFNVESARMQAAVEGVGIPYMKIETDYSAGDQGQIDTRIAAFIETI from the coding sequence ATGACCGACATCGCCGAGCAGCCGCTGCCGCGCACGTTCGAGGAGTTCAACGAGCAGCGCCGCGCGAGCTTCATCCGCGTGAAGGACTACAAGCAGGCGGGAAACCGCCTCGTGGGATATCTCTGCAGCTACACACCGCTGGAGATCATTGATGCGGCAGGGGCTGCGGGCGTGGCCTTGTGCGGCACGTCCGACGAGGTGATTCCGGAGGCCGAGAAGGTGCTGCCGGCCAACCTCTGCCCGCTCATCAAGTCCACGTACGGCTTCGCCTACTCGCAGAAGTGCCCGTTCACCTACTTCAGCGACCTGATCATCGGCGAGACCACCTGTGGCGGCAAGAAGAAGATGTACGAGCTGCTGAGCGAGCTCAAGCCCCTCCACATCCTGCGCCTGCCCCAGGGACGCGACCGTGCCTGGGAGCGGCAGGGCTGGCGCGAGGAGTGCCGCCTGCTCAAGGAGCGTCTCGAGCAGCTCTATGGCATCACGATCACCGATGACGACCTGCGCGCCGCGGCCCGCCGCCGCAACCGCCTGCGTGCCGCCCAGCTTGCAATGTTCGAGCTGCAGGCCGCAGATCCGCCGGTCATGGGCGGCGTCGAGCTCATGAGCACGATGTTCGCCGGCACGTTCAACTTCGACGTCGAGGACTTCACGCGCAAGGTGGAGCAGACGGTGGCCGAGCGCCGCGCGGCCTACGAGGCGGGCGAGCGCCCCATCCCTGCGAGCGCCAAACGCATCCTCATAACGGGCTGCCCCGTGGGTGGCGTCATCAACAAGATCGGGCGCACCATCGAGCGCAACGGCGGCGTGGTCGTGTGCATGGACGACTGCTCCGGCGAGCGCACGGCGTCCATGATGGTCAACGCCGATGCCCCCGACATCCTCGCCGCCATCGCCGACCGCTACCTGGACATCAACTGCTCGGTCATGACGCCCAACGACGGTCGCATGGACAACACGCTCGCCATGTGCGAGAAATATCACGTGGACGGCGTCATCGAGAGCGTGCTCACGGCCTGCCACACCTTCAACGTCGAAAGCGCGCGTATGCAGGCGGCCGTCGAGGGCGTGGGCATCCCCTACATGAAGATCGAGACCGACTACAGCGCCGGCGACCAGGGCCAGATAGACACGCGCATCGCCGCCTTCATCGAAACCATCTGA
- a CDS encoding heavy-metal-associated domain-containing protein, whose protein sequence is MNYTIKTQGIMCGHCEAKVESALLAVAGVTDAEADHETNVVTVEANGVDPEQLKAAIEGASDTYKVLEVTAE, encoded by the coding sequence ATGAACTACACCATCAAGACCCAGGGAATCATGTGCGGTCACTGCGAGGCCAAGGTCGAGAGTGCGCTGCTCGCCGTTGCCGGCGTCACCGATGCCGAGGCCGACCACGAGACCAACGTCGTGACGGTCGAGGCCAACGGCGTGGATCCCGAGCAGCTCAAGGCCGCCATCGAGGGTGCGAGCGACACGTACAAGGTGCTCGAGGTCACGGCCGAGTAA
- a CDS encoding M20 family metallopeptidase, which translates to MGSTAAGDEAWELARELVRIDSSDPGAYEGQIERFIKGWLEERIGALPAELASRITIDELKALPGRTELMATIPGTGTEPRLVYICHMDTVTLGDGWDDDIDPLGGLIRDDRLYGRGACDMKSGLASALVAFASQLAHVGQTGELPRRGLSLICSVDEEDFMRGVEAAIEAGWVGACEWVLDTEPTDAQLQIAHKGRTWFEVTMEGVTAHASQPWKGADAIAAMAECVSRIRAAILAQPEHDELGRSTVTFGQVEGGYRPYVVPDSCKVWIDMRLVPPCSTEVATGIVEQAIAEAEAEVPGCHGSYVITGDRPAIERDPASPLAAAVLDACREECGAPAEVGIFTGYTDTAVIAGRCGNHNCMSYGPGSLALAHKPNEYVPHADVRRAQAVLTRLAESVCR; encoded by the coding sequence ATGGGAAGCACGGCAGCTGGCGACGAGGCCTGGGAGCTCGCGAGGGAGCTCGTGCGAATCGACTCCTCCGACCCGGGCGCCTACGAAGGCCAGATCGAGCGGTTCATCAAGGGCTGGCTTGAGGAGCGCATCGGCGCGCTGCCGGCAGAGCTTGCCTCGCGCATCACCATCGACGAGCTCAAGGCGCTGCCCGGCCGCACCGAGCTCATGGCCACGATCCCGGGCACGGGTACGGAGCCGCGCCTCGTCTACATCTGCCACATGGACACCGTGACGCTGGGAGATGGCTGGGACGATGACATCGACCCGCTCGGCGGCCTCATCCGAGACGACCGCCTCTACGGCCGCGGCGCCTGCGACATGAAGAGCGGCCTGGCGAGCGCCCTGGTGGCCTTCGCCTCCCAGCTCGCGCACGTGGGCCAGACCGGCGAGCTGCCGCGCCGAGGCCTGTCGCTCATCTGCAGCGTGGACGAGGAGGACTTCATGCGCGGCGTCGAGGCGGCCATCGAGGCCGGCTGGGTGGGCGCCTGCGAGTGGGTGCTCGACACCGAGCCCACCGACGCCCAGCTCCAGATCGCGCACAAGGGCCGCACGTGGTTCGAGGTCACGATGGAAGGCGTCACGGCCCACGCAAGCCAGCCGTGGAAGGGGGCCGACGCCATCGCCGCTATGGCCGAGTGCGTGAGCCGCATCCGCGCGGCCATTCTCGCCCAGCCCGAGCACGACGAGCTTGGCCGTTCCACGGTGACGTTTGGCCAGGTGGAAGGGGGATATCGCCCCTACGTGGTGCCCGACTCCTGCAAGGTCTGGATCGACATGCGCCTCGTGCCGCCGTGCAGCACCGAGGTGGCCACGGGAATCGTGGAGCAGGCCATCGCCGAGGCCGAGGCCGAGGTGCCGGGCTGCCACGGCTCCTACGTCATCACGGGAGACCGCCCCGCCATTGAGCGCGACCCGGCCTCACCGCTTGCCGCCGCCGTGCTCGATGCCTGCCGCGAGGAGTGCGGCGCGCCCGCCGAGGTGGGCATCTTCACCGGCTACACGGACACCGCCGTCATCGCCGGGCGCTGCGGCAACCACAACTGCATGAGCTACGGTCCGGGATCGCTCGCGCTGGCGCACAAGCCCAACGAGTACGTGCCCCATGCCGACGTCCGCCGCGCTCAGGCCGTCCTCACCCGCCTGGCCGAGTCCGTCTGCCGCTAG
- a CDS encoding acyl-CoA dehydratase activase: MLGVGIDIGSTATKAVVLDEAGELVAHEVMSTGFSSVDAAERVASWLAGQGVDVAAPETRVVATGYGRVAVPYADKVVTEITCHGVGAAHLFGPDGTVIDVGGQDTKVIQLRGGRVTKFQMNDKCAAGTGRFLEVMADRLGVSQGELAELARAGDGVKISSMCTVFAESEVISLVGAGKPREDIAHGIIESVVSRVAALAGQGAAPYFLTGGLCENDYVVERLGALLSSPVSTCPLARFAGALGAAERALSLVG; encoded by the coding sequence ATGCTTGGCGTAGGTATCGACATAGGGTCCACGGCGACGAAGGCCGTGGTGCTCGACGAGGCCGGCGAGCTCGTCGCGCACGAGGTCATGTCCACGGGGTTCTCGAGCGTGGACGCGGCCGAGCGCGTGGCATCGTGGCTGGCGGGCCAGGGCGTCGACGTGGCGGCTCCCGAGACACGCGTCGTGGCCACCGGCTACGGGCGCGTCGCCGTGCCATACGCGGACAAGGTCGTGACCGAGATCACGTGCCACGGCGTGGGCGCGGCGCACCTGTTTGGGCCTGACGGTACCGTCATCGACGTGGGCGGCCAGGACACGAAGGTCATCCAGCTGCGCGGCGGCCGCGTGACCAAGTTCCAGATGAACGACAAGTGCGCCGCGGGAACGGGCCGCTTCCTCGAGGTTATGGCCGATCGACTCGGCGTCAGCCAAGGTGAGCTCGCAGAACTCGCGCGCGCCGGCGACGGCGTCAAGATCTCCAGCATGTGCACGGTGTTTGCCGAGTCGGAGGTCATCAGTCTCGTGGGTGCCGGCAAGCCGAGGGAAGACATCGCCCATGGCATCATCGAGTCGGTGGTCTCGCGCGTGGCCGCGCTCGCGGGCCAGGGCGCGGCGCCGTACTTCCTTACGGGCGGCCTGTGCGAGAACGACTACGTGGTAGAGCGCCTGGGTGCGCTTCTCAGCTCGCCCGTCTCGACGTGTCCGCTCGCGCGCTTTGCCGGCGCGCTCGGGGCCGCCGAACGCGCGCTTTCGCTCGTGGGGTAG